In the Drosophila virilis strain 15010-1051.87 chromosome 4, Dvir_AGI_RSII-ME, whole genome shotgun sequence genome, aagataGTTATCTACGTCTCGATTGGGGCATTGCTAGACGTGGGGAGCTCTTCGCATGAGTAGGATAAggaatacaaattataaaagccTTGAGAATAAAGTcagttataaatataattgaaaataaaaaatttaaacatcAGATATGTGCTTGCAAGACGAACTCTACAGACTCCAGAGACTTTAATAGTTGCCTGTAAAAAGGTATGTTAATTTTTTCAAGACCCACTcatgcaaatataaatatgtggaAAGGCATTAGAATATAATtagttattttgtttatttctacGGTTAAGTCCAGCTTAAAGCTAGCATTATGTTAAGTATTAGAGTTTTAGTGTGTCACTTATTATGCAAATGgttaatatatgcaaaacaacacttttttttaatggtaGCAATGCAATTGGCATGCAATTATATGCTTTAGTAGCAGTAGCAGAAATTTAACTAATTCTCACCTGACTGATTCCCCCAACGAATCTTGCAATTATAATGCTTACTAGAGGCTTGTGAAATAGAAATCTGATCTTCGCTTTATTACACAAATATATGCTACatgatacaaatatttgtaatacaaaataatcaaatttgtagccttaaataacatttagaTCTCTAATTTATCAAGCTCTATTGATTTGTACACTAAATCAAGGACTTTTAGGACATATATGCgtatttgaataaattataaataaagctCTCAAGGGTATTTCATAGTCTGTCGTTATATTGCTAACAACAATGTTGACAATATGCGGTCCTAAGTCGAATATATGCAGTAGATATAACTTTTTTACATTTatggaaattaaaataataacagacgtatatatatacagacgGACAACAAAAGAATGATGCGATCACATACGCTATCAGAACTGATAATACTAGTATTAGTAAGTAAAATTTCTTTAGTTGGGAGGGcccgactagggtataccctgaactacCAGACCAAAAAGCAGCTCTATGGATGAAATTTCAGCAGAAGATCCTTGATCTGAAGATAGCTAATTAAGCAGCTAGACTCTAGATCTAGatgcacaaacaacaaatttttaatatggaCTCGATTATAACACACATCTATAACTTCACATCTTAAACACATAACTTGCAATTTTTCAAGGCCAACAACGAAATCCTAttccacaaaatatatatactgagttatatattttttaaacaaagTAATGTCTACCCACTCTTTGAAATATGTCCAccataaacaaaacttttgcacCTTTTCTTTTCCACTTTCCACTATTTTCTTAgcttagccataattgtaactAAACTAATCccatatataaacaaataaaacgaataactatattaattgaataaaacaAAGCAGCGAATTGGCAGTAATTATTTGATTGAATggatttgttgtatttgtaatGAGGTTCTAACTTTTATTCTGAACTACGAAACTTGTTTGACATTGCACCAGGAGATAAAAACTAACATTTTTCcgataaatattttgcattattttacatacaaattacGTTCGCGTGATTTCCTCAACTGGCATTGGGCCTGATCAGTTAATAAGCATTGTCCGAGTCAACTATCGGCTACTTATGTCAGGCATCACAGTTAGCTAACCGATCAGTGACAACGGATCGCGCTCCGAGCACAGTTCAAATTGGAAAACACGCAAAGTAACTGTTCTCAGGAAATTAAAGTGTACTAAAATCAAATACTTAAAGCAACATTAtgaattaaatgaaaacttaACTGTAAGTCGCTTTCCTAAGGTGGCAATGCGACGAAAATCGATTTGAAATGGAACGAATCGTATTAAACGCTGGCTCTAAAAGTGAACGACTAATTAATACTTAGTTCTTGATTAAGTTGTTTAAAGATGATTTTAAGTGAATCGCAGCATTatttacacacaaacatttgcGCTAATGTGGCGTATACGTGATATAAATGTGACTATACtcaattatattaaaagcttAGCAATAATTATGAGATTAGCATACGAGTCGTTTTAAACGCCAGAATGAAATGTAGTCCctgtgtaaataaataatacattatTAGAGGTTCTTATGAGAAATTAGCGTCAgtataaatcatataaatagAACCTATATACCATTAATTAGAgatattatacaaaaaaatacctGTATATATCAAATCTTAGCAACATCgtaccactacatcatatagctgccatatgaacgatcggttgtAAATTAGGTTTCTAGATGGCAAAATATTCCTTTGCCAGTGATATTTTTATCAGACTCAGCTTTCCCAAACTTTCCCAACCTCAGATATCCCAACCTTTCCGTTTATATAAATAGAGGTATTATAGTACCTATATAGTACAGaaattatgttatatatataaatttacagCTAAGtattgtctatatatatattaatgcgTATATTTAGTGGCTATCTAGTCTAACCCAGACTAAATCTTGACTAGTCTTATTTGTACTATTTTTTCTGTGCGAAGGTGAAACATTACAGGTTTTATGACAATTCGCAAACTAGTTTTCATCATATCAAATTCACTTTCAGCTTTTGATATTGAACTTGAACCTGGCATGCAACAAGCTAATTAATTCATTCACAATTctattatatttgttatatttttgctaGGTTGTTTATATTCTCTGGGCTAGTGGGTCAAGCGGATATTTCATTTGCAATTGATGCACTCAGCCGGGAACGATAGATCATTGtacatttaatataataataacatgtCTCGGTTATATTACTGCCTGATCTGGCTAGGCTTGCATGCAAATCTGATGCTCGCCGATATTCTCAAGTACGACCCTGTTATTATAGAAGATGCGCATCTGCGAACGGTAGGAGTTGTTGTACATCaagtattatttaattattgagaATAATTGTATATTGTTGCAGCCTGGACTTATCAGAAAGTATGGCTATCAGTTTGAAGAGCATAAGATTGATACCAAGGACGGGTTTCGTTTGACGGCACATCGCATACCCAAGCCAGGTGCACAGCCTGTGCTGTTGGTGCATGGACTGGAGGATAGCTCGTCGGCCTGGATCTTGGCGGGGCCAGGTCGGGGCTTGGGCTATCTGCTCAGTGATCGCGGCTACGATGTCTGGATGCTGAACACCAGGGGCAATCGCTATTCCCGCAAGCATCGCAAATACCATCCGCTGCATCGCCAGTTCTGGGACTTTTCGTTCCATGAGCTCGGCATTTACGACCTGCCCGCGAGCATTGACTATGTGCTAGCCAACAGTAAGGGCTACGAGCAGCTGCACTATGTGGGCCACTCGCAGGGCACCACCTCCTTCTTTGTGCTGGGCGCCGAGCGACCCACCTATATGAAAAAGATCAAACTAATGCAGGCCCTTGCGCCCGTGGCCTATTTCAATAAtgtgccgctgccactgctcAGATCTATGGCTCCCTATGTACCCGACATTTTGGTAAGTCtcactttatatatatatacatttttgaataaattaaactATATGTGCTGACTAACTGGTTGTCTGGAAGATAGTCTACTTTGTTGctataattttaaatgatgGCCTTTATATTTGATCTATAAAGCCTATTGAGAGCTTAAATTATTCTAAAATTTTCTGCAGCGCTTGTCTCAACTCTTTGGAATCTATGAATTTCCACCGGAGAGGGAAGTGTGGCGCGAATTGAACTATAAACTCTGCAGTTTTGCGTTTCGAAACACATGCACCTATCTTATAATGCAATTAATGGGCGTGGATTTTGAACAATTAAATAGCACACTCGTGCCAATACTGCTGGGCCAATATCCGGCAGGCTCGTCCGTCAAGTCATTCGGCCATTATTCTCAGCAGGTTAGCAGCGGCGGCTTCATCAAGTATGACTATGAGAATCCCTATATAAACAAGAGACGCTACGGCAGCGTCAAGCCGCCAGCGTACAAGTTGGCCAACATTAACTGCAAAGTGGCCTTGTATTATGGCCAAAACGATTTTCTGACAGCTGTCAAGGATGTGCAGCGTTTGCGCGATGAGCTGCCAAATGTCGTTCATGATGAGAAAGTGGCCTACAAGAAATTTAATCATCTCGACTTTATATTTGCGAATGATGTGAAAGAGTTGCTCTACGAGAGCATGTTCCAGGTAATGTCA is a window encoding:
- the LOC6628431 gene encoding lipase 3, with the translated sequence MSRLYYCLIWLGLHANLMLADILKYDPVIIEDAHLRTPGLIRKYGYQFEEHKIDTKDGFRLTAHRIPKPGAQPVLLVHGLEDSSSAWILAGPGRGLGYLLSDRGYDVWMLNTRGNRYSRKHRKYHPLHRQFWDFSFHELGIYDLPASIDYVLANSKGYEQLHYVGHSQGTTSFFVLGAERPTYMKKIKLMQALAPVAYFNNVPLPLLRSMAPYVPDILRLSQLFGIYEFPPEREVWRELNYKLCSFAFRNTCTYLIMQLMGVDFEQLNSTLVPILLGQYPAGSSVKSFGHYSQQVSSGGFIKYDYENPYINKRRYGSVKPPAYKLANINCKVALYYGQNDFLTAVKDVQRLRDELPNVVHDEKVAYKKFNHLDFIFANDVKELLYESMFQVMSRVDKGEL